The following are from one region of the Mesorhizobium sp. B4-1-4 genome:
- a CDS encoding ABC transporter permease subunit, translating into MLFVDNIALRLSPVGLLRRPETGALLGLAAVFSFFSIFGGDNFLSVAGVAGWLNVASSIGIVAIPIGLLIIAGELDISIGSMIPAGSMTVAIISGYFQEPIFLGVVAALALGALVGFLNGLLVVRTALPSLIVTLGTLFSVAGLVLFLSVIITGTTSVAIDAGPTAKFLLGHFVGGILQVAIFWWMGIALFFGFILHFSRYGNWILAMGGDRVSARNAGIPTERLTILLFMSSGVSAAFVGVGQAILFNSAQVSAGQSYIFNAIVAVVVGGVLLTGGYSGTVEMDGKIIDFNNPREAGHCGIATVHQFGGTFPLMTIGRSFFVGQEPTRGWGPFKAYDRRRANAIAVSAVRELGITRINDGDRLVGGLSGGERQALAIARAVYFGAKVLILDEPTAALGVKEAAHVLRIVLKARQKGIAVIFITHQVVHALTVGDHFAVLIRGIKASDFRKGEKSREEITDLMAGGEHMAELEAEISSYMKTHGGHSPHVGANSADITVEM; encoded by the coding sequence GTGCTATTCGTGGACAACATCGCCCTACGCCTTTCGCCCGTCGGCCTTTTGCGTCGACCCGAGACGGGCGCTCTCCTCGGCCTCGCGGCCGTCTTCTCATTTTTTTCGATATTCGGCGGCGACAATTTTTTGTCCGTCGCGGGCGTCGCCGGGTGGCTCAATGTTGCTTCTTCAATCGGGATCGTCGCGATTCCGATTGGGTTGCTGATAATTGCGGGCGAACTCGATATCTCTATCGGATCGATGATCCCTGCCGGGTCCATGACTGTCGCCATCATATCCGGATATTTTCAGGAGCCGATTTTCTTGGGAGTGGTTGCGGCACTCGCGCTGGGAGCGCTCGTTGGCTTTTTAAACGGATTGCTCGTCGTTCGCACCGCCCTCCCCTCGCTTATCGTCACCTTGGGCACGCTATTTTCTGTCGCCGGCCTTGTGCTGTTTCTCTCGGTAATCATCACCGGAACCACGAGTGTAGCGATCGATGCCGGCCCGACCGCCAAATTCCTGCTTGGGCATTTTGTTGGCGGGATTCTCCAGGTAGCAATCTTCTGGTGGATGGGCATAGCGCTGTTTTTTGGGTTCATCCTCCACTTTTCGCGCTACGGCAATTGGATCCTCGCTATGGGCGGCGACCGGGTGAGCGCGCGCAACGCAGGAATTCCAACTGAGCGATTGACGATCCTACTTTTCATGAGCAGCGGCGTGAGCGCGGCCTTCGTCGGCGTGGGACAGGCCATTCTCTTCAACAGCGCGCAGGTTTCGGCGGGGCAGTCATACATTTTCAATGCGATCGTTGCGGTGGTCGTCGGCGGCGTCCTTTTGACCGGCGGATACTCCGGGACAGTGGAGATGGACGGCAAGATTATCGATTTCAATAACCCGCGCGAGGCCGGCCACTGCGGGATTGCCACCGTCCATCAGTTCGGAGGGACGTTCCCGCTGATGACCATTGGTCGCTCGTTTTTCGTAGGGCAGGAGCCGACCAGGGGTTGGGGACCGTTCAAGGCGTATGACCGCAGGCGTGCAAATGCGATTGCGGTCAGCGCGGTGCGCGAACTCGGGATTACCCGCATTAACGATGGCGATCGTCTGGTTGGCGGTCTGTCGGGCGGCGAACGTCAGGCGCTGGCCATCGCGCGCGCCGTGTATTTTGGCGCCAAAGTGCTGATCCTGGATGAGCCGACCGCAGCGCTGGGCGTCAAGGAAGCGGCGCATGTACTTCGCATCGTCTTGAAAGCGCGCCAGAAGGGTATCGCCGTGATCTTCATCACCCATCAGGTCGTGCATGCCTTGACTGTAGGTGACCATTTCGCCGTCCTGATCCGCGGTATCAAGGCCTCAGACTTTCGCAAAGGCGAGAAGAGCCGTGAGGAGATCACAGACCTCATGGCGGGCGGGGAGCATATGGCCGAGCTGGAGGCTGAAATCTCGAGCTACATGAAAACCCATGGCGGTCATTCGCCTCACGTCGGCGCAAATTCGGCGGACATCACCGTCGAAATGTAA
- a CDS encoding LacI family DNA-binding transcriptional regulator has translation MVGRKATFADVATAAGVSVGTVDRVINARGSVRAATEELVLKCARELQLDRALHLRPTRLLRLGVLLLNRTDPFLEDLIKGFQTSASDYSYLNIQVKLYLYGQLDPRVIAAKIVAVGRACDGLAVNVIDDPLVRTCLAEVAAKKPVFTLVSDLPDIGRIAYIGANGGAEGRVAGELMGRFVGPQGGQVLLISGPESFHGHKERELGFRSVLGKRFPNCVVVGAIKTFEDKKVTWRQTRSALKEIPGVVGIYNTSVGSDEIASALTETGREHSTTFITHELTETNRLLLQHGILDAIIDQDPFSEASMAIQRFLSFYGRLDVKHMETPFRIYLRESCYS, from the coding sequence ATGGTAGGGCGCAAGGCAACCTTTGCCGATGTGGCGACGGCAGCGGGAGTGAGCGTCGGCACCGTTGACCGTGTGATCAATGCGCGCGGGAGTGTACGGGCCGCAACCGAAGAGCTGGTCTTGAAGTGCGCACGAGAGCTGCAACTCGACCGTGCCCTGCATCTGCGACCGACACGTCTCTTACGTCTAGGCGTATTGCTGCTGAATCGCACAGACCCGTTTCTCGAAGACCTCATAAAGGGATTCCAGACCTCGGCCTCGGACTATTCTTACCTCAACATACAGGTCAAGCTATACCTATACGGACAGCTGGATCCTCGCGTGATCGCTGCGAAAATCGTCGCCGTTGGACGGGCCTGTGACGGGTTGGCCGTCAATGTCATCGATGATCCGCTTGTCCGCACTTGCCTCGCGGAGGTCGCAGCCAAAAAGCCTGTCTTCACCTTGGTGTCAGACTTGCCGGATATAGGCAGGATAGCTTACATCGGAGCGAATGGAGGCGCCGAAGGCCGCGTGGCCGGCGAATTGATGGGCCGCTTCGTCGGCCCCCAAGGCGGGCAAGTTCTCCTGATTTCCGGACCAGAATCCTTCCACGGACATAAGGAACGGGAGCTGGGGTTTCGCTCCGTTCTTGGAAAGCGTTTCCCAAACTGCGTTGTGGTGGGAGCCATTAAAACCTTTGAGGACAAGAAGGTCACCTGGCGGCAGACACGCTCCGCACTGAAGGAAATCCCGGGAGTTGTCGGAATTTACAACACCTCAGTCGGGAGCGATGAAATCGCGTCCGCATTGACTGAAACAGGCAGAGAGCACTCAACGACATTCATTACGCACGAATTGACAGAAACAAATCGTCTATTGCTCCAGCATGGTATTTTGGATGCAATCATCGACCAAGATCCCTTTTCCGAAGCAAGCATGGCCATTCAGCGATTTCTGTCGTTTTATGGAAGACTTGACGTCAAGCATATGGAAACACCATTTCGCATTTATCTCAGGGAGAGTTGCTATTCATAG
- a CDS encoding D-cysteine desulfhydrase family protein gives MNFAPTKRLSGRRAPATQIWSMNELLPSSWWPTDLYGKGIRRLPLGGIGTPLDRLVGVGDCLGLSNLLIKRDDLTQLAGGGNKVRKLEFFLGEHLEPHHDTLVTVGATQSNHARQTAAAAARCGLRSVLILEDRRPGIHGPSYDRSGNLLLNRLLGPEIVWTDVTGRATTPEKVLTRLRDEGRNPLFVPAGASTPSGSLGYVHCAAEMWTQASALGMAIENVVTASGSAGTQAGLVAGFRLLGKHVKVWGVSHGEPADKREKVRNLLKGLESFLEMDLNASEEEILSVRDHLDGGYGILGNSTLRAMRMMAQAEGIILDPVYTGKSFAGLCGLIRKGAISPNAVTVFLHTGGMPGLFAYADHSSFKDGDCC, from the coding sequence ATGAACTTCGCACCAACGAAACGCCTGTCTGGCAGACGAGCACCGGCAACCCAAATCTGGTCCATGAACGAGCTTCTGCCGAGCAGCTGGTGGCCCACTGACCTATACGGGAAAGGGATCCGCCGGCTGCCGTTAGGCGGCATCGGGACACCATTGGACCGTCTTGTGGGCGTTGGTGATTGCCTGGGCCTGTCCAACCTCCTCATCAAGCGCGACGATCTCACCCAACTGGCTGGAGGTGGAAACAAGGTTCGGAAGCTTGAATTCTTTCTTGGAGAACATTTGGAGCCGCACCACGACACGCTGGTCACGGTGGGGGCTACCCAGTCGAACCATGCGCGCCAGACGGCTGCCGCCGCGGCGCGTTGCGGTCTGCGTTCCGTGCTCATCCTTGAAGATCGTCGGCCCGGCATCCATGGTCCAAGCTACGACCGTTCCGGCAACCTTTTGCTCAATCGATTGCTTGGACCGGAGATAGTTTGGACCGATGTCACGGGGCGTGCGACGACTCCTGAGAAGGTTCTGACGAGATTGCGGGACGAAGGTCGCAATCCTCTCTTCGTTCCGGCAGGAGCATCGACGCCGTCAGGGAGCTTGGGGTACGTTCACTGCGCCGCCGAAATGTGGACGCAGGCCTCGGCGCTGGGGATGGCCATAGAAAACGTGGTGACTGCGAGCGGGAGCGCGGGAACTCAGGCGGGGCTGGTCGCCGGTTTCAGGCTACTGGGAAAGCACGTAAAAGTCTGGGGCGTCTCGCATGGCGAACCGGCGGACAAGCGGGAAAAGGTAAGGAACCTCTTGAAGGGACTGGAAAGCTTCCTGGAAATGGATTTGAACGCGAGCGAAGAAGAAATATTGAGCGTGAGGGACCACCTCGATGGAGGTTACGGGATTCTTGGAAATTCGACTCTTCGGGCGATGCGGATGATGGCACAGGCCGAAGGGATCATCCTTGATCCCGTCTACACCGGAAAGTCATTCGCGGGCCTATGCGGGCTCATAAGGAAAGGCGCGATATCGCCGAACGCGGTCACAGTGTTTCTGCATACCGGGGGTATGCCTGGGCTCTTCGCCTACGCCGATCACTCCAGCTTCAAGGATGGTGATTGCTGCTAG
- a CDS encoding DeoR/GlpR family DNA-binding transcription regulator: MASNTKNVSRDNEQPGLLAPQRQQRIGEHVAERGDARIAELAQMFAVTEETVRRDLKQLEASGVVRRVHGGAIRGTPAYDTSLQHRMQEAAAEKDRVAAAALPLIGNPRTVFIDEGSMTIRIAKLLVGHPELHILTNMPAVAEAASAGPHEIELTGGLLHRRDQFLRGEAPLEEIRKRIFDLTIMGASGFDLEHGMLANESYTAQLRRLLVSRSRRVMVLARDHNFGRKASWCIAPFSSIHTIVTDEEPPQSFSQVLLASGVHVEVAPRSIQEDV, encoded by the coding sequence ATGGCTTCCAACACGAAGAACGTGTCGCGCGACAACGAGCAGCCCGGGCTTCTGGCGCCTCAGCGTCAGCAGCGGATCGGCGAACACGTCGCCGAACGTGGTGACGCGCGGATCGCCGAGTTGGCGCAGATGTTTGCAGTCACCGAAGAGACGGTAAGGCGAGACCTGAAGCAACTCGAAGCGTCTGGTGTGGTGCGCCGCGTCCATGGGGGAGCGATCAGGGGCACCCCAGCCTATGACACGTCCTTGCAGCATCGCATGCAGGAAGCCGCAGCCGAAAAAGACCGTGTCGCCGCTGCAGCCTTGCCGCTGATCGGTAACCCCAGAACAGTTTTCATCGACGAAGGCTCAATGACCATACGCATCGCAAAGCTGCTCGTTGGACATCCTGAACTTCACATTCTGACCAACATGCCTGCTGTTGCCGAAGCCGCATCTGCCGGCCCTCACGAAATAGAATTGACCGGGGGGCTCCTTCACCGGCGCGACCAGTTCCTGCGCGGTGAAGCTCCATTGGAAGAAATCCGAAAAAGGATTTTCGACCTGACCATCATGGGCGCGTCCGGCTTCGATCTCGAACACGGGATGCTGGCCAACGAATCCTACACCGCTCAGCTCCGTCGTCTTTTGGTGTCTCGTTCACGCCGCGTCATGGTGCTGGCTCGCGATCACAACTTCGGCCGGAAGGCATCGTGGTGCATCGCGCCATTTTCGTCGATCCACACCATCGTCACCGATGAAGAGCCGCCGCAATCTTTCTCGCAAGTCCTTTTAGCATCCGGCGTCCATGTCGAGGTCGCGCCGCGCTCAATCCAGGAAGATGTCTAG
- a CDS encoding ABC transporter substrate-binding protein — protein MPITINRRNLLQASAAAGLFAAFGAHAQAAGTGLSDLTIAVTSLPVSLDPMGANSNDSERVSQNLIENLIFYDFGTKQLKPGLAASWRRLDDLTLELDIRQDVKCHDGSQFTAEDVEFMFGPARYGSADAKGPGYTTAVSFLGTIASVKAVERFKVRITTKTTDPLLELRLASWMGQVPSASGFRKAENWEKWGLSVVGTGPYRIAEVRPGQFIRFEAFDGYWGEKPAIKSFTLKLTPEAATRTAGLRTGEFDIVTELAPDQFKALAGDANTEVVGGPIRNIRALVYNSQHQVLKDVRIRRALNLAIDRQIIVDTLFDGKVTVPNGLQMQAFGDMYVSEHKATPFDPDAAKKLLKEAGYDGGEIAYRYLKDYYTNEIATAQALQQMWKEVGLNVKLSMVESTEQVLAAGQGISNISNAAYYPDPLGQVFRLYGKGGLIPSRKQWSNAEFDTVGEDLLSLDHAKRRAASARLLDIYEQDPPGTYLHTLPMFYGKRRKVKWAPNDTAFMDLRAGNLQAG, from the coding sequence ATGCCTATCACCATCAACCGTCGCAATTTGTTGCAAGCCTCCGCAGCAGCCGGACTTTTTGCCGCCTTCGGTGCTCACGCTCAAGCCGCAGGCACAGGTTTATCCGATCTGACGATCGCGGTTACGAGCCTTCCGGTAAGTCTCGATCCTATGGGGGCGAATTCAAACGACAGCGAGCGCGTATCGCAGAATCTCATCGAAAATCTAATCTTCTACGATTTTGGCACCAAGCAGTTGAAGCCGGGCCTCGCCGCGTCCTGGCGTCGACTCGACGACCTTACTCTTGAGCTCGATATCCGTCAGGACGTGAAGTGCCATGATGGCAGCCAGTTCACGGCAGAAGACGTGGAATTTATGTTTGGACCGGCGCGGTACGGTTCAGCCGACGCGAAGGGACCTGGCTACACAACTGCCGTGTCCTTTCTGGGTACGATCGCTTCCGTGAAAGCGGTCGAGCGCTTCAAGGTTCGCATCACCACCAAGACCACCGATCCCCTACTTGAGCTGCGCCTCGCGAGCTGGATGGGCCAGGTCCCGAGTGCTTCCGGCTTCCGAAAGGCTGAGAATTGGGAAAAATGGGGTCTCTCCGTCGTGGGCACCGGTCCATACCGCATTGCCGAAGTCCGTCCGGGCCAATTTATCCGGTTCGAAGCTTTCGACGGTTACTGGGGTGAAAAGCCAGCGATCAAGTCCTTCACGCTCAAGCTAACGCCGGAGGCAGCAACACGCACGGCGGGACTGCGGACAGGCGAATTCGATATTGTCACCGAACTTGCTCCGGACCAGTTCAAGGCTCTGGCGGGCGATGCAAACACCGAAGTTGTGGGCGGACCGATCCGCAACATTCGCGCCTTGGTCTACAACAGCCAGCATCAGGTCTTGAAGGACGTTCGCATTCGACGCGCGCTCAATCTTGCGATCGATCGGCAGATCATCGTCGACACGCTCTTCGACGGCAAGGTGACTGTACCCAACGGCCTTCAGATGCAGGCCTTCGGCGACATGTATGTCAGCGAGCACAAAGCGACCCCCTTCGATCCCGATGCGGCCAAGAAGCTCCTGAAGGAGGCTGGCTATGACGGAGGCGAAATCGCCTATCGCTACCTGAAGGACTACTACACGAATGAGATCGCAACCGCTCAGGCCCTTCAGCAGATGTGGAAAGAAGTCGGGCTCAACGTCAAGCTGAGCATGGTGGAATCTACCGAACAGGTTCTGGCGGCTGGTCAGGGCATCAGCAACATCTCCAACGCCGCCTACTATCCGGATCCGCTTGGCCAGGTCTTCCGCCTCTACGGCAAGGGAGGTCTCATTCCGAGCCGCAAGCAGTGGAGCAACGCTGAATTCGACACCGTTGGCGAGGACCTTCTCAGCCTCGACCACGCCAAGCGCCGTGCGGCCTCCGCGCGCCTCCTCGACATCTATGAGCAGGACCCTCCAGGCACCTATCTCCATACCCTTCCCATGTTCTACGGCAAACGCCGGAAGGTCAAATGGGCTCCGAACGACACAGCGTTCATGGATCTACGTGCTGGGAACCTGCAAGCTGGTTGA
- a CDS encoding dipeptide ABC transporter ATP-binding protein has product MDASNIIPEHTLLEIRNLRVSFPTREGELVAIDGIDLDVGAGEIVALVGESGSGKSTCGLSILGLLDKRVVATGSIRFDDVELLDDGGSTQASLRGREMAMIFQEPTGALNPVRTIGSQLREMICYHTGTTTGAAQEKAAGMLEKVQVPDAAGRMKQYPHEMSGGLNQRIVIGMMLLHGPRLLIADEPTTALDVSTQAEVLTLLTKLRDEQGLAILFVTHDLAIVSMIADRVAVMQRGRIVESGPTSEVLTNPKNPYTKALVEARLDWTTPPPVLVTISEDPILRVASVTKSYARKSGVFGSRQRSQILSDVSFAIKSGEAFGLVGESGSGKSTLARIVAGLELPDSGTVKYGAMVEQTGRKALHRSVQYVFQDPAGALDRRLRIKDQLREPLDIHAIGERRERDSKCVEMLELVELDRSFAGRFPHELSGGQRQRVVLARALMLQPRLLICDEPVSALDASTQRQILKLLHGLRERLGLSLLFVSHDLTQVRYLCDRVAVLKTGEIVETGECRQVLETPQHPYTKMLVSSIPRPHSVRTGLPPATEDGTSLPAAAEV; this is encoded by the coding sequence ATGGATGCTAGCAACATCATCCCTGAGCACACACTCCTGGAGATCCGCAATCTGCGGGTCTCCTTTCCGACGAGGGAAGGGGAATTGGTCGCCATCGACGGTATCGATCTCGACGTCGGTGCGGGCGAGATCGTTGCCTTGGTCGGCGAAAGCGGCAGCGGGAAATCGACGTGCGGCCTGTCAATCCTCGGGCTCCTCGACAAGCGCGTGGTCGCTACCGGGTCGATCAGATTCGATGACGTCGAACTGCTTGACGACGGCGGGTCCACCCAGGCTTCGCTGCGCGGTCGAGAGATGGCAATGATCTTTCAGGAGCCGACAGGTGCGCTCAATCCGGTGCGCACGATCGGAAGCCAACTGCGAGAGATGATTTGCTATCATACCGGGACGACCACCGGTGCCGCCCAGGAAAAGGCGGCCGGAATGCTCGAAAAGGTGCAAGTCCCGGACGCAGCCGGTCGAATGAAGCAATATCCGCACGAGATGTCAGGCGGGCTCAACCAGCGGATCGTCATCGGCATGATGCTTCTGCACGGTCCCCGGCTGCTTATAGCCGACGAGCCGACAACTGCGCTTGACGTGTCCACTCAGGCCGAAGTGCTGACCCTTCTGACAAAGCTAAGGGACGAACAAGGGTTGGCGATTCTGTTCGTCACGCATGATCTGGCGATCGTCTCGATGATCGCCGACCGGGTCGCAGTAATGCAGCGCGGACGAATAGTTGAAAGTGGCCCGACATCCGAGGTTCTGACCAATCCAAAAAACCCTTACACGAAGGCTCTCGTCGAGGCACGCCTTGATTGGACAACGCCTCCGCCGGTGCTTGTCACTATCTCTGAGGATCCGATCCTGCGCGTCGCATCGGTAACGAAGTCCTATGCCAGGAAGTCAGGCGTTTTTGGATCGCGGCAGCGATCCCAAATTCTCTCCGACGTCAGTTTCGCCATCAAATCCGGTGAGGCGTTCGGGCTCGTCGGCGAGAGCGGATCTGGAAAGTCCACATTGGCACGTATCGTGGCCGGCCTCGAGCTTCCTGATTCCGGCACCGTGAAGTACGGGGCGATGGTCGAGCAAACCGGCAGAAAGGCGCTGCATCGAAGTGTCCAATATGTGTTTCAGGACCCTGCCGGCGCGTTGGACCGGCGCCTTCGTATAAAGGATCAACTCCGCGAGCCGTTGGATATACATGCCATCGGCGAGCGACGCGAACGGGATTCAAAATGCGTGGAGATGCTTGAGCTGGTAGAACTGGACCGGTCATTTGCCGGCAGGTTTCCGCACGAGTTGTCCGGCGGACAGCGTCAGCGAGTGGTGCTGGCACGGGCCTTGATGCTCCAGCCCCGTTTGCTGATTTGCGACGAACCGGTTTCCGCCCTCGATGCTTCTACCCAGCGGCAGATCCTTAAGCTTCTGCATGGTCTGCGGGAGCGTCTAGGCCTGTCGCTGTTGTTCGTCAGCCACGACCTCACGCAGGTGAGATACCTGTGCGACCGGGTCGCTGTCCTAAAAACGGGCGAGATCGTCGAAACAGGCGAATGTCGTCAGGTGCTGGAAACTCCTCAGCATCCTTACACCAAGATGCTGGTCTCATCCATCCCTCGTCCTCATTCGGTCCGCACGGGGCTGCCGCCGGCCACCGAAGACGGAACGTCGCTTCCTGCCGCCGCGGAGGTCTGA
- a CDS encoding ABC transporter permease, translating into MVLLILRRLVRAAITILLLTTFAFIVLRTSGGGASAMLGAEADPTAIAAFNARWGLERPLVEQYVAFINALLHGDFGQSFIGRRPALDVVLERVPATLSLMGSGLLVAVVLGLTLGVFIAQRRGTAVDKVVTFVALAGYCVPSFIIAIFLILLLSVELKWLPTTGNSTAIHYILPITTVAVGEFAVFVRFTRTTMLEMLNQPFMRAARAKGLSPGATVWRHAMPNMAVPIVTLIGLAVGSLFVGATITENVFAWPGMGQLLVQAVNLRDAAVVQTIMVLVGISMVAVNMTVDLLYAWLDPRIGEL; encoded by the coding sequence ATGGTCTTGCTTATTCTTCGGCGACTAGTGCGCGCCGCCATAACGATCCTGCTTCTGACGACGTTCGCTTTCATCGTGCTGCGCACGTCTGGAGGCGGCGCCAGCGCCATGCTGGGAGCGGAAGCCGATCCAACCGCCATCGCAGCCTTCAACGCCCGGTGGGGCCTCGAAAGGCCGCTTGTCGAGCAATACGTCGCCTTCATCAACGCTCTGCTTCATGGCGATTTCGGTCAGTCTTTCATTGGTCGGCGTCCAGCTCTGGATGTTGTGCTGGAGCGTGTTCCGGCAACCTTGTCGCTGATGGGTTCAGGGCTGCTGGTAGCAGTCGTGCTCGGGCTGACCTTGGGCGTCTTCATCGCCCAGCGACGCGGAACTGCGGTGGACAAGGTTGTAACCTTCGTTGCCCTGGCGGGGTATTGCGTCCCGTCCTTCATCATTGCGATCTTCTTGATCCTATTGCTCAGCGTCGAACTCAAGTGGCTGCCGACAACAGGCAACAGCACGGCGATTCACTACATTCTTCCGATCACCACCGTTGCCGTTGGGGAGTTCGCTGTTTTCGTCCGGTTCACGCGCACCACAATGCTCGAAATGCTGAACCAGCCCTTTATGCGAGCAGCACGTGCGAAAGGGCTGAGCCCAGGAGCTACGGTCTGGCGCCACGCGATGCCCAATATGGCGGTGCCGATCGTCACGCTCATCGGTCTCGCAGTCGGCTCCCTGTTCGTAGGTGCCACGATTACGGAAAACGTCTTCGCCTGGCCGGGCATGGGCCAGTTACTCGTCCAAGCCGTGAACTTGCGTGACGCTGCGGTCGTTCAGACGATCATGGTGCTCGTCGGGATTTCCATGGTCGCCGTCAACATGACGGTTGACCTGCTCTATGCCTGGCTCGATCCACGGATAGGAGAACTTTGA
- a CDS encoding ABC transporter permease produces the protein MRNRSVNFSGSALVAALFLVALVLIATVGPELYSISNETMDLRARLAPPVLLGGTFAHPFGTDDLGRDVLIRLLYSIRVTIAVAFLATGFGATIGIVIGLLAAHFRGWVDDLLVVLIDLQAAVPYLLMVLALITVFGSNMTMFVLALGLHGWERYARLARGVALSLKNHGFALAVKGLGAGPLRIYGRHLLPNMAGVLITNFTLALPQVILLESSLSFLGVGIQAPETSLGGMVGFGRDYLTTAWWIAVIPALVIFAISIAVTAVGEEMREKLDPTVSQR, from the coding sequence GTGCGGAACCGAAGCGTCAACTTCTCTGGATCAGCTCTCGTTGCTGCACTGTTTCTCGTTGCGCTCGTTCTCATAGCCACGGTCGGCCCGGAGCTATACTCGATCAGCAACGAAACGATGGATCTACGTGCACGCCTGGCACCGCCTGTTCTGCTGGGAGGGACCTTCGCCCATCCGTTCGGCACGGACGATCTTGGCCGGGATGTGCTCATCCGTCTGCTGTATTCGATCCGTGTGACGATAGCGGTCGCCTTTCTCGCCACCGGTTTTGGCGCCACGATCGGCATCGTCATCGGCCTTCTGGCGGCGCACTTTCGCGGCTGGGTCGATGATCTGCTTGTCGTTCTTATCGACCTTCAGGCGGCCGTCCCCTATCTCCTCATGGTGCTCGCCTTGATCACGGTTTTCGGCAGCAACATGACCATGTTCGTGCTGGCACTCGGCCTTCATGGATGGGAACGTTACGCGCGACTGGCTCGCGGCGTCGCACTTTCCTTGAAGAACCACGGCTTCGCACTCGCCGTGAAAGGACTGGGAGCAGGCCCTTTGCGGATCTACGGGAGACACCTTTTGCCTAACATGGCAGGTGTCCTGATCACCAACTTTACCCTGGCGCTACCGCAGGTCATTCTGCTGGAAAGTTCTCTCTCCTTCCTTGGCGTCGGCATCCAGGCTCCAGAAACCAGTTTGGGAGGCATGGTCGGTTTCGGCCGCGATTATCTTACCACCGCCTGGTGGATCGCAGTCATTCCGGCCTTGGTGATTTTCGCGATCTCGATTGCGGTCACAGCAGTTGGCGAGGAAATGAGGGAGAAGCTTGACCCCACAGTCAGTCAGCGCTGA
- a CDS encoding dihydrodipicolinate synthase family protein, with amino-acid sequence MNANVFSGCMPALMTPCTGDRVPDFEALVRKGRELIAAGMSAVVYCGSMGDWPLLTDEQRMEGVERLVKAGVPVIVGTGAVNTASAVAHAAHAQKVGARGLMVIPRVLSRGPSVTAQRHHFKAILAAAPDLPAVIYNSPYYGFATRADLFFALRAEHPNLVGFKEFGGPADLRYAAENITSRDDEVALMIGVDTAVFHGFVNCGASGAITGIGNVLPREVLHLVGLSRAAAKGDAEARRLALELDAALAVLSSFDEGPDLVLYFKHMMVLKGNPEYRLHFNQTDALSDSQRGYAEAQLKLFDAWYAQWSRQPVMARYAA; translated from the coding sequence ATGAACGCCAATGTGTTTTCCGGCTGCATGCCGGCGCTGATGACCCCTTGCACCGGGGACCGCGTTCCCGACTTCGAGGCGCTGGTGCGCAAGGGGCGCGAGCTGATTGCCGCTGGAATGTCGGCGGTCGTCTATTGCGGCTCGATGGGTGATTGGCCGCTCCTGACGGACGAGCAGCGCATGGAAGGTGTCGAGCGGCTGGTGAAGGCCGGCGTGCCGGTGATCGTCGGCACCGGCGCGGTCAACACCGCCAGTGCCGTGGCGCACGCCGCCCATGCCCAGAAGGTTGGTGCACGGGGTCTGATGGTGATCCCACGCGTCCTGTCACGCGGGCCGTCGGTGACAGCGCAGCGCCACCATTTCAAGGCAATCCTTGCCGCCGCTCCCGATCTGCCGGCGGTCATCTACAACAGCCCTTATTACGGCTTTGCCACGCGCGCCGACCTCTTCTTTGCGTTGCGGGCCGAACACCCGAACCTGGTTGGCTTCAAGGAGTTCGGCGGTCCGGCGGATCTGCGCTATGCGGCGGAAAATATAACCAGCCGCGACGATGAGGTTGCGCTGATGATCGGCGTCGACACCGCCGTCTTCCACGGTTTCGTCAATTGCGGAGCGTCCGGCGCAATCACCGGCATCGGCAACGTCCTGCCCAGGGAAGTGCTGCACCTCGTGGGTCTCAGTCGGGCGGCGGCGAAGGGCGATGCCGAAGCGCGCCGTCTGGCATTGGAGTTGGACGCGGCGCTCGCCGTGCTGTCCTCCTTCGACGAGGGTCCGGACCTGGTGCTTTATTTCAAGCACATGATGGTGCTCAAGGGTAACCCTGAGTACCGGCTGCACTTCAATCAGACCGATGCACTGAGCGACAGTCAGCGCGGCTATGCGGAGGCGCAGCTCAAGCTGTTCGATGCTTGGTACGCCCAGTGGTCAAGGCAACCCGTAATGGCGAGATACGCCGCCTGA